The Temnothorax longispinosus isolate EJ_2023e chromosome 7, Tlon_JGU_v1, whole genome shotgun sequence genome contains a region encoding:
- the LOC139816829 gene encoding mitochondrial S-adenosylmethionine carrier protein-like isoform X1 has translation MIKDEGQKEGTSVRNVLITSLIVSELLRTTCVCKCHHTHVTVAHVARGAAGTFVDIALFPLDTLKTRLQSAQGFLKTGGFTGLYKGICPVIVGSAPTAALFFLTYEEIKTVMQPRISADYYTPLHMGAAAMGEMVACLIRVPVEVTKQRRQALIYDKKLLDLKLLYRGYWSTVLRDTPFSIVQFPLWEYLKKTYSFYAEREIYPVESAICGAIAGGVSAAVTTPLDVAKTRIMLANRASLSSELKMLNVLHGVYLQNGFYGLFAGFGPRVMWITLGGFIFFGVYEEAKALTHTIFPMLK, from the exons ATGATAAAGGACGAAGGACAGAAGGAGGGAACGAGCGTGCGGAACGTCCTCATTACCTCGCTTATCGTGAGTGAATTGCTACGCACAACTTGCGTTTGCAAATGTCATCACACACACGTGACTGTTGCACACGTGGCAC GAGGTGCAGCAGGGACGTTCGTGGACATTGCGTTGTTTCCGCTGGACACGCTGAAGACTCGACTGCAGAGTGCTCAAGGATTTTTAAAGACGGGAGGCTTCACAGGTCTTTATAAAGGGATCTGTCCAGTCATAGTTGGATCCGCACCAACAG CTGCGCTGTTTTTTCTAACATATGAAGAAATCAAGACTGTAATGCAACCTAGGATTTCCGCGGATTATTATACTCCACTTCACATGGGAGCAGCAGCAATGGGAGAAATg GTAGCATGTTTAATACGAGTTCCAGTGGAAGTTACGAAACAGAGGAGACAGGCActgatatatgataaaaagttGCTTGATCTTAAATTGTTGTATCGTGGATATTGGAGCACGGTGTTACGAGACACGCCGTTTAGCATTGTACAGTTTCCATTGTGGGAATACTTAAAAAAGACCTATAGTTTCTATGctgaaagagaaatatatccTGTGGAAAGTGCAATCTGTGGTGCAATTGCAG GAGGCGTCTCTGCGGCTGTTACCACTCCGTTAGACGTTGCAAAAACGAGAATAATGCTGGCAAATAGAGCATCGCTTTCatcagaattaaaaatgttaaatgtacTTCATGGAGTATATTTACAGAACGGTTTTTACGG ACTGTTTGCTGGTTTTGGGCCAAGAGTAATGTGGATTACATTAGGaggttttattttctttggaGTTTACGAAGAAGCAAAAGCACTTACGCATACGATATTTCCaatgctaaaataa
- the LOC139816829 gene encoding S-adenosylmethionine mitochondrial carrier protein homolog isoform X2 — protein sequence MIKDEGQKEGTSVRNVLITSLIAGGAAGTFVDIALFPLDTLKTRLQSAQGFLKTGGFTGLYKGICPVIVGSAPTAALFFLTYEEIKTVMQPRISADYYTPLHMGAAAMGEMVACLIRVPVEVTKQRRQALIYDKKLLDLKLLYRGYWSTVLRDTPFSIVQFPLWEYLKKTYSFYAEREIYPVESAICGAIAGGVSAAVTTPLDVAKTRIMLANRASLSSELKMLNVLHGVYLQNGFYGLFAGFGPRVMWITLGGFIFFGVYEEAKALTHTIFPMLK from the exons ATGATAAAGGACGAAGGACAGAAGGAGGGAACGAGCGTGCGGAACGTCCTCATTACCTCGCTTATC GCAGGAGGTGCAGCAGGGACGTTCGTGGACATTGCGTTGTTTCCGCTGGACACGCTGAAGACTCGACTGCAGAGTGCTCAAGGATTTTTAAAGACGGGAGGCTTCACAGGTCTTTATAAAGGGATCTGTCCAGTCATAGTTGGATCCGCACCAACAG CTGCGCTGTTTTTTCTAACATATGAAGAAATCAAGACTGTAATGCAACCTAGGATTTCCGCGGATTATTATACTCCACTTCACATGGGAGCAGCAGCAATGGGAGAAATg GTAGCATGTTTAATACGAGTTCCAGTGGAAGTTACGAAACAGAGGAGACAGGCActgatatatgataaaaagttGCTTGATCTTAAATTGTTGTATCGTGGATATTGGAGCACGGTGTTACGAGACACGCCGTTTAGCATTGTACAGTTTCCATTGTGGGAATACTTAAAAAAGACCTATAGTTTCTATGctgaaagagaaatatatccTGTGGAAAGTGCAATCTGTGGTGCAATTGCAG GAGGCGTCTCTGCGGCTGTTACCACTCCGTTAGACGTTGCAAAAACGAGAATAATGCTGGCAAATAGAGCATCGCTTTCatcagaattaaaaatgttaaatgtacTTCATGGAGTATATTTACAGAACGGTTTTTACGG ACTGTTTGCTGGTTTTGGGCCAAGAGTAATGTGGATTACATTAGGaggttttattttctttggaGTTTACGAAGAAGCAAAAGCACTTACGCATACGATATTTCCaatgctaaaataa